In Streptomyces dangxiongensis, one DNA window encodes the following:
- a CDS encoding lipid II:glycine glycyltransferase FemX translates to MRLTVRPVSRADHLSFVAQRPSASHMQVPSWGDVKPDWRAESLGWFEEDGRLAGVGLVLLRPLPRTKRYLAYLPEGPVIDWRTPDLEHWLEPMLAHLRNRGAFSVKMGPPVVTRRWSPEAVKAAIADPDAHRLRDVPATSEEPGGIELADRLRRMGWRQAEPGGEEGFAAGQPRYVCQVPFAGRSLEDIHRGLNQQWRRNIKKAEKAGVKVVRGGPEDLPAFYELYAETAERDRFLPRPLPYFQRMFGALTAEHPDRMRLYLAHHDGDVLAAATMLVVGGHVWYSYGASTSRRREVQPSNAVQWRMMCDAHELGAHVYDFRGITDTLEESDHLLGLLRFKVGAGGEAVEYVGEWDFPLNRLLHKALNVYMARR, encoded by the coding sequence ATGCGCCTCACCGTCCGCCCCGTGTCCCGCGCCGACCACCTCTCCTTCGTGGCACAGCGCCCTTCGGCCAGCCATATGCAGGTGCCGTCCTGGGGTGACGTGAAGCCCGACTGGCGGGCCGAGAGCCTGGGGTGGTTCGAGGAGGACGGTCGGCTGGCGGGAGTCGGCCTGGTGCTGTTGCGCCCGCTGCCCCGGACGAAGCGGTACCTGGCGTATCTGCCGGAGGGTCCGGTCATCGACTGGCGGACGCCCGACCTGGAGCACTGGCTGGAGCCGATGCTGGCCCATCTCAGGAACCGGGGTGCCTTCTCGGTGAAGATGGGGCCGCCCGTGGTGACCCGGCGGTGGAGCCCCGAGGCGGTGAAGGCCGCGATCGCCGACCCCGACGCGCACCGGCTGCGCGATGTGCCGGCGACGTCGGAAGAGCCGGGCGGCATCGAACTCGCCGACCGGCTGCGCCGCATGGGCTGGCGGCAGGCCGAGCCGGGCGGGGAGGAGGGCTTCGCCGCCGGGCAGCCCCGGTACGTGTGCCAGGTGCCGTTCGCCGGACGATCGCTCGAGGACATCCACCGCGGGCTCAACCAGCAGTGGCGACGCAACATCAAGAAGGCCGAGAAGGCGGGCGTGAAGGTCGTGCGGGGCGGCCCGGAGGACCTGCCGGCCTTCTACGAGCTGTACGCCGAGACCGCCGAGCGCGACCGGTTCCTGCCGCGCCCGCTGCCGTACTTCCAGCGCATGTTCGGCGCGCTCACCGCCGAACACCCCGACCGGATGCGGCTGTACCTCGCCCACCACGACGGGGACGTGCTCGCCGCGGCGACGATGCTGGTCGTCGGCGGCCATGTCTGGTACTCCTACGGTGCCTCCACCAGCCGTAGGCGCGAGGTCCAGCCCAGCAACGCCGTGCAATGGCGCATGATGTGCGATGCCCATGAACTCGGCGCCCACGTCTACGACTTCCGGGGCATCACCGACACCCTGGAGGAGTCCGACCACCTGCTCGGCCTGCTGCGCTTCAAGGTGGGCGCGGGCGGCGAGGCCGTGGAGTACGTGGGCGAGTGGGACTTCCCGCTGAACCGCCTGCTGCACAAGGCGCTGAACGTCTACATGGCCCGACGCTGA
- a CDS encoding TIGR03084 family metal-binding protein: MSDPTPVFDDLREESEQLDLLVAELPEERWALGTPAPRWTIAHQIAHLHWTDRAALLAVTDEDGFGTVLRPALTSPDAFVDEAADEGARLRPAELLARWREGRAALDTALRAAPSGSRFPWFGPPMSAASMATGRLMETWAHGQDVADALGVVRAPTDRLRHVVRIGVRARDFAFGARGLPVPAEEFRIEVTAPSGQMWAYGPPDAAQRVTGPALDLCLLVTQRAHRADLALHAEGPDADRWLGIAQAFAGPPGTGRPPKRPDHADAAPGGSGPPPGASQPHRDEGTTP, from the coding sequence ATGTCCGATCCGACGCCCGTCTTCGACGACCTGCGTGAGGAAAGTGAGCAACTCGACCTGCTGGTCGCCGAGTTGCCCGAGGAGCGGTGGGCCCTCGGTACGCCCGCCCCACGCTGGACCATCGCCCACCAGATCGCCCACCTGCATTGGACGGACCGGGCCGCGCTGCTCGCCGTGACGGACGAGGACGGGTTCGGGACGGTGCTCCGTCCGGCCCTGACGTCACCCGACGCCTTCGTGGACGAGGCCGCCGACGAGGGCGCCCGCCTCCGGCCCGCCGAACTGCTGGCCCGGTGGCGGGAGGGCCGGGCCGCGCTCGACACGGCGCTGCGGGCCGCCCCGAGCGGCAGCCGCTTCCCCTGGTTCGGGCCACCCATGTCGGCCGCCTCTATGGCCACCGGTCGCCTTATGGAGACCTGGGCCCACGGGCAGGACGTGGCGGACGCCCTGGGTGTGGTCCGCGCACCCACCGACCGGCTCCGGCATGTGGTCCGTATCGGGGTGCGAGCCCGGGACTTCGCCTTCGGGGCACGGGGGCTGCCTGTGCCGGCGGAGGAGTTCCGCATCGAGGTGACCGCGCCGTCCGGACAGATGTGGGCCTACGGCCCGCCGGACGCCGCCCAGCGGGTCACCGGCCCCGCCCTCGACCTCTGCCTCCTCGTCACCCAGCGCGCCCACCGCGCCGACCTCGCCCTGCACGCCGAGGGCCCGGACGCCGACCGCTGGCTCGGCATCGCCCAGGCCTTCGCGGGCCCCCCGGGCACGGGCCGCCCGCCGAAGCGCCCCGACCACGCCGACGCCGCACCCGGGGGTTCCGGCCCTCCACCCGGTGCCTCCCAACCCCACCGGGACGAGGGGACCACCCCATGA
- a CDS encoding acyclic terpene utilization AtuA family protein: MTGSGAPEPVAPTGSDASEPVALRIGNFSGFYGDRSDALREMLTGGDVDVLTGDYLAELTMLILGRDRLKDPAAGYARTFLRQLEDCLGLAHARGVRIVTNAGGLHPAGLAGEIRKLADRLGVPVRVAHVEGDDLGAAHPGTLAAHAYLGGFGIAACLRAGADIVVTGRVTDAALVTGPAAAHFNWQPGEYDRLAGAVVAGHVLECGTQATGGNYAFFTEGDVRRPGFPLAEIHADGSSVITKHPGTGGFVDPGTVTAQLLYETGGARYAGPDVTARLDTVRLGRDGPDRVRIEGVRGEAPPPALKVGLNRLGGFRNEVVLVLTGLDIEAKAALVREQLAGALAASPPEEVRWDLVRTDRADADTEETASALLRLVVRDPDPQVVGRALSGAAVELALASYPGFHMLSPPGKGAPYGVFEDVYVPHGAVAHMAVLHDGRRVPVPPPQETRPLEAVPPPPLPEPLPPGPVRRAPLGLVAGARSGDKGGNANVGVWARTDEAWRWLAHTLTTARLRRLLPEVRDLPVTRHVLPHLRAVNFVVEGLLGAGVAAQHRFDPQAKALGEWLRSRHLDIPETLL, translated from the coding sequence ATGACCGGTTCAGGCGCGCCCGAGCCGGTGGCGCCGACCGGGTCCGACGCGTCCGAGCCGGTGGCCCTGCGTATCGGCAACTTCTCCGGCTTCTACGGCGACCGCTCCGACGCCCTGCGCGAGATGCTCACCGGCGGCGACGTGGACGTCCTCACCGGTGACTACCTCGCCGAACTCACCATGCTCATCCTCGGCCGCGACCGGCTGAAGGACCCGGCCGCCGGGTACGCCCGTACCTTCCTGCGCCAGTTGGAGGACTGCCTCGGCCTCGCCCACGCGCGCGGGGTGCGGATCGTCACCAACGCGGGCGGTCTGCACCCGGCCGGACTCGCCGGGGAGATACGGAAGCTGGCGGACCGGCTCGGCGTCCCGGTGCGGGTCGCCCATGTCGAGGGCGACGACCTGGGCGCGGCCCACCCCGGAACCCTCGCCGCCCACGCCTACCTCGGCGGTTTCGGGATCGCCGCCTGCCTGCGGGCCGGCGCCGACATCGTGGTCACCGGCCGGGTGACCGACGCGGCGCTCGTCACCGGGCCCGCCGCCGCCCACTTCAACTGGCAGCCCGGGGAGTACGACCGTCTCGCCGGTGCCGTCGTCGCCGGACACGTACTGGAGTGCGGCACCCAGGCGACCGGCGGCAACTACGCCTTCTTCACGGAGGGCGACGTGCGCCGGCCCGGCTTCCCGCTCGCCGAGATCCACGCCGACGGCAGCAGCGTCATCACCAAGCACCCCGGCACCGGCGGCTTCGTGGACCCGGGCACGGTCACCGCCCAGCTACTCTACGAGACCGGCGGCGCCCGGTACGCCGGCCCCGACGTCACCGCCCGGCTGGACACCGTACGGCTCGGCCGGGACGGGCCGGACCGGGTGCGGATCGAGGGCGTGCGCGGCGAGGCGCCCCCGCCCGCCCTCAAGGTCGGGCTCAACCGGCTCGGCGGTTTCCGCAACGAGGTCGTGCTCGTCCTCACCGGGCTCGACATCGAGGCCAAGGCGGCCCTGGTGCGGGAGCAGCTCGCCGGCGCGCTCGCCGCGTCGCCGCCGGAGGAGGTCCGCTGGGACCTGGTGCGCACCGACCGCGCCGACGCCGACACCGAGGAGACGGCCAGCGCGCTGCTGCGGCTCGTCGTACGGGACCCGGATCCACAGGTGGTCGGGCGGGCGCTGAGCGGGGCCGCCGTGGAGCTGGCGCTCGCCAGCTACCCCGGCTTCCACATGCTGTCCCCACCCGGAAAGGGCGCTCCCTATGGGGTCTTCGAGGATGTGTACGTGCCCCATGGGGCCGTAGCCCATATGGCCGTCCTCCATGACGGGCGCCGGGTCCCCGTGCCGCCGCCCCAGGAGACGCGCCCCCTGGAGGCCGTACCGCCTCCGCCCCTCCCTGAACCCCTCCCGCCCGGCCCGGTCCGCCGCGCGCCCCTCGGCCTGGTCGCCGGGGCCCGCAGCGGGGACAAGGGCGGGAACGCCAACGTGGGTGTGTGGGCGCGGACGGACGAGGCCTGGCGGTGGCTCGCGCACACGCTGACCACCGCACGCCTGCGCCGGCTGCTCCCCGAGGTCCGGGACCTGCCCGTCACCCGGCACGTGCTGCCGCACCTGCGCGCCGTGAACTTCGTCGTCGAGGGTCTCCTCGGCGCCGGCGTCGCCGCCCAGCACCGCTTCGACCCGCAGGCCAAGGCCCTCGGCGAATGGCTGCGCTCCCGCCACCTGGACATCCCGGAGACCCTGCTGTGA
- a CDS encoding acyl-CoA carboxylase subunit beta, translated as MTVLRTALDPTGPDFRAHREAMLAKLAGLEAEHAKALAGGGEKYVRRHRERGKLLARERIELLLDPDTPFLELSPLAAWGSDHPVGASLVTGIGVVEGVECLITANDPTVRGGASNPWSLKKALRANDIALANRLPCISLVESGGADLPSQKEIFIPGGAVFRDLTRLSAAGIPTIAVVFGNSTAGGAYVPGMSDHVIMVRERAKVFLGGPPLVRMATGEESDDESLGGAEMHARVSGLADHFALDEPDALRQARRVVARLNHRKAHPDPGPAEPPRYDPEELLGIVPEDLKVPFDPREVIARIVDASDFDEFKPLYGTSLVTGWAALHGYPVGILANARGVLFSAESQKAAQFVQLANQRDIPLLFLHNTTGYMVGREYEQGGIIKHGAMMINAVANSRVPHLSVLMGASYGAGHYGMCGRAYDPRFLFAWPSAKSAVMGPQQLAGVLSIVARQSAAAKGQPYDEDADAALRAMVEQQIEAESLPMFLSGRLYDDGVIDPRDTRTVLGLCLSALHTAPYEGARGGFGVFRM; from the coding sequence GTGACGGTTCTGCGAACGGCCCTCGACCCCACGGGACCCGACTTCCGGGCCCACCGCGAGGCGATGCTCGCCAAGCTCGCCGGCCTGGAGGCCGAACACGCCAAGGCGCTCGCCGGCGGCGGCGAGAAGTACGTCCGGCGGCACCGGGAGCGCGGCAAGCTGCTCGCCCGCGAGCGCATCGAACTGCTGCTGGACCCCGACACCCCGTTCCTGGAGCTGTCCCCGCTGGCCGCCTGGGGCAGCGATCACCCCGTCGGCGCCTCCCTGGTCACCGGCATCGGCGTGGTCGAGGGCGTGGAGTGCCTGATCACCGCCAACGACCCGACCGTACGCGGCGGCGCCAGCAACCCCTGGAGCCTGAAGAAGGCCCTGCGCGCCAACGACATCGCCCTCGCCAACCGGCTGCCCTGCATCAGCCTGGTGGAGTCCGGCGGTGCCGACCTGCCCTCCCAGAAGGAGATCTTCATCCCGGGCGGCGCCGTCTTCCGGGACCTCACCCGGCTCTCCGCCGCCGGCATCCCGACGATCGCGGTCGTCTTCGGCAACTCCACCGCCGGCGGCGCCTACGTTCCCGGCATGTCCGACCACGTGATCATGGTCAGGGAGCGGGCGAAGGTGTTCCTCGGCGGGCCGCCGCTGGTGAGGATGGCCACCGGTGAGGAGAGCGACGACGAGTCCCTGGGCGGCGCCGAGATGCACGCGCGCGTGTCCGGCCTCGCCGACCACTTCGCCCTGGACGAGCCCGACGCGCTGCGCCAGGCCCGGCGGGTCGTGGCCCGTCTCAACCACCGCAAGGCCCACCCGGACCCCGGCCCGGCCGAGCCGCCCCGGTACGACCCGGAGGAGCTGCTGGGCATCGTCCCCGAGGACCTGAAGGTCCCCTTCGACCCGCGCGAGGTCATCGCCCGGATCGTGGACGCCTCCGACTTCGACGAGTTCAAACCGCTGTACGGCACCAGCCTGGTCACCGGCTGGGCGGCCCTGCACGGCTACCCCGTCGGCATCCTGGCCAACGCCCGGGGCGTCCTGTTCAGCGCCGAGTCCCAGAAGGCCGCCCAGTTCGTCCAGCTCGCCAACCAGCGCGACATCCCGCTGCTCTTCCTGCACAACACCACCGGCTACATGGTCGGCCGGGAGTACGAGCAGGGCGGGATCATCAAGCACGGCGCGATGATGATCAACGCGGTCGCCAACAGCAGGGTCCCGCACCTGTCGGTCCTCATGGGGGCGTCGTACGGGGCCGGGCACTACGGCATGTGCGGCCGGGCCTACGACCCCCGGTTCCTGTTCGCCTGGCCCAGCGCCAAGTCCGCCGTCATGGGCCCGCAGCAGCTCGCCGGCGTGCTGTCGATCGTCGCCCGGCAGTCGGCGGCGGCGAAGGGACAGCCGTACGACGAGGACGCGGACGCGGCGCTGCGCGCCATGGTGGAGCAGCAGATCGAGGCCGAGTCGCTGCCCATGTTCCTGTCCGGGCGGCTGTACGACGACGGCGTCATCGACCCGCGCGACACCCGCACCGTTCTCGGCCTGTGCCTCTCCGCCCTGCACACCGCCCCCTACGAGGGCGCGCGCGGCGGCTTCGGCGTCTTCCGGATGTGA
- a CDS encoding acetyl/propionyl/methylcrotonyl-CoA carboxylase subunit alpha, with amino-acid sequence MISSVLVANRGEIACRVFRTCAGLGIRTVAVHSDADAAALHAREADTAVRLPGVAPADTYLRGDLIVRAALSAGADAVHPGYGFLSENAGFARAVQAAGLTWIGPPPQAIEAMASKTRAKRLMGLAPLDADRVTDADLPVLVKAAAGGGGRGMRIVRRAEELPAALEGARAEAASAFGDGEVFVEPYLAHGRHVEVQILADTHGTVWPLGTRDCSLQRRHQKVIEEAPAPALPAALTEELYALAVRAARSVSYVGAGTVEFLVADGRAHFLEMNTRLQVEHPVTEAVFGIDLVAEQIRIAEGHALDTVPPRASGHAVEARLYAEDPARDWTPQTGILYRLAVPAGVRLDTGYTDGDPISVHYDPMLAKVVAHAPTRAEAIRRLAGALERATVHGPVTNRDLLVRSLRHEEFTSARMDTGFYDRHLAGLTTPAHDPYAPLAAALADAHGRSRFGGWRNVSSQPQVKRYARDGEEHEVRYRHTRQGLTAEGVRVVHADARLVVLEIDGVRRRFEVSAYGDRIHVDGTALTALPRFPDPAARLAPGSLLAPMPGTVVRVAEGLAEGMAVEAGQPLIWLEAMKMQHRISAPAAGTLTALHARPGQQVEPGLLLAVVQES; translated from the coding sequence GTGATTTCCAGTGTGCTCGTCGCCAACCGGGGCGAGATCGCCTGCCGCGTCTTCCGTACCTGCGCCGGCCTCGGCATCCGCACGGTCGCCGTGCACTCGGACGCGGACGCCGCCGCGCTGCACGCGCGCGAGGCCGACACGGCCGTACGGCTGCCGGGCGTGGCGCCCGCCGACACCTATCTGCGCGGCGACCTGATCGTGCGGGCGGCCCTGAGCGCCGGCGCCGACGCCGTGCACCCCGGGTACGGCTTCCTGTCGGAGAACGCCGGCTTCGCGCGCGCCGTCCAGGCCGCCGGTCTGACCTGGATCGGGCCGCCCCCGCAGGCCATCGAGGCCATGGCGTCCAAGACCCGCGCCAAGCGGCTGATGGGCCTCGCCCCGCTCGACGCGGACCGGGTCACCGACGCCGACCTGCCGGTCCTGGTGAAGGCGGCGGCCGGCGGCGGCGGGCGCGGCATGCGGATCGTGCGCCGCGCGGAGGAGCTGCCGGCCGCGCTGGAGGGCGCACGCGCGGAGGCCGCGAGCGCCTTCGGCGACGGCGAGGTGTTCGTGGAGCCGTACCTCGCACACGGCCGCCATGTGGAGGTGCAGATCCTCGCCGACACCCACGGCACCGTGTGGCCGCTCGGCACCCGCGACTGCTCCCTCCAGCGCCGCCACCAGAAGGTGATCGAGGAGGCCCCGGCGCCGGCCCTGCCGGCCGCGCTCACCGAGGAGCTGTACGCGCTGGCGGTGCGCGCCGCCCGGTCCGTCTCCTACGTCGGCGCCGGCACGGTGGAGTTCCTGGTCGCCGACGGCCGCGCGCACTTCCTGGAGATGAACACCCGGCTCCAGGTCGAACACCCGGTCACGGAGGCGGTGTTCGGGATCGACCTCGTCGCGGAGCAGATCCGGATCGCCGAGGGGCACGCCCTCGACACCGTGCCGCCCCGCGCGAGCGGCCACGCGGTCGAGGCCCGCCTGTACGCCGAGGACCCGGCCCGCGACTGGACCCCGCAGACCGGCATCCTGTACCGGCTCGCCGTACCGGCCGGCGTCCGCCTGGACACCGGTTACACCGACGGCGACCCCATCAGCGTCCATTACGACCCGATGCTCGCCAAGGTCGTCGCCCACGCCCCCACCCGGGCCGAGGCGATCCGCCGGCTGGCCGGCGCGCTGGAGCGGGCCACGGTGCACGGCCCGGTCACCAACCGCGACCTGCTGGTGCGGTCCCTCAGGCACGAGGAGTTCACGTCCGCCCGCATGGACACCGGCTTCTACGACCGTCACCTCGCCGGGCTGACCACGCCGGCCCACGACCCGTACGCCCCCCTGGCCGCCGCCCTGGCCGACGCCCACGGCCGCTCCCGCTTCGGCGGCTGGCGCAACGTGTCGTCGCAGCCTCAGGTGAAGCGGTACGCGAGGGACGGCGAGGAGCACGAGGTCCGCTACCGGCACACCAGGCAGGGCCTCACGGCGGAAGGGGTGCGGGTCGTGCACGCCGACGCCCGTCTGGTCGTCCTCGAGATCGACGGCGTCCGGCGCCGGTTCGAGGTGTCCGCGTACGGCGACCGGATCCACGTCGATGGCACCGCCCTCACCGCACTGCCCCGCTTCCCCGACCCCGCCGCCCGGCTCGCTCCCGGCTCCCTGCTGGCCCCCATGCCGGGCACGGTCGTACGCGTCGCCGAGGGCCTCGCGGAGGGCATGGCCGTCGAGGCGGGCCAGCCGCTGATCTGGCTGGAGGCGATGAAGATGCAGCACCGGATCTCCGCCCCGGCCGCCGGAACGCTCACCGCCCTGCACGCCAGGCCGGGACAGCAGGTGGAACCGGGCCTGCTGCTCGCCGTCGTACAAGAATCCTAG
- a CDS encoding acyl-CoA dehydrogenase family protein, giving the protein MTSVIESEEHRALRSAVAALGGRYGRDYLTRTIADGRHPTELWSEAGALGYLGVNLPEEYGGGGGGIAELSIVLEELGAAGSPLLMLVVSPAICGTVISRFGTHEQKRAWLPGLADGTRTMAFGITEPDAGSNSHRITTTARRDGADWLLTGRKVFVSGVDQADATLIVGRTEDARTGTLKPCLFIVPRDTEGFSRHPIDMELTAAEKQFELVLDDVRLPAQALVGDEDAGLLQLFAGLNPERIMTAAFAIGMGRYALARAVAYARERTVWKSPIGAHQAVAHPLAQAHISLELARLMMQKAARLYDAGDDAGAGEAANMAKYAAGEACVQAVDQAVHTLGGNGLTREFGLASLVTAARVARIAPVSREMILNYVSHQTLGLPKSY; this is encoded by the coding sequence ATGACCTCCGTCATCGAATCCGAAGAGCACCGGGCCCTGCGGTCCGCGGTCGCCGCCCTGGGCGGGCGCTACGGCCGCGACTACCTCACCCGGACCATCGCGGACGGCCGCCACCCCACCGAACTGTGGTCCGAGGCCGGCGCACTCGGCTACCTCGGGGTCAACCTGCCCGAGGAGTACGGCGGCGGAGGCGGCGGCATCGCCGAACTCTCCATCGTGCTGGAGGAACTGGGAGCGGCGGGGTCGCCCCTGCTGATGCTCGTCGTCTCGCCCGCGATCTGCGGGACGGTGATCTCCCGCTTCGGCACGCACGAGCAGAAACGGGCCTGGCTCCCCGGACTCGCCGACGGCACCCGCACCATGGCCTTCGGCATCACCGAGCCGGACGCCGGATCCAACTCCCACCGCATCACCACCACCGCCCGCCGTGACGGCGCCGACTGGCTCCTGACCGGCCGCAAGGTGTTCGTCTCCGGCGTGGACCAGGCGGACGCCACGCTCATCGTGGGCCGCACCGAGGACGCCCGCACCGGCACCCTCAAGCCCTGCCTGTTCATCGTCCCGCGCGACACCGAGGGGTTCTCGCGCCACCCGATCGACATGGAACTCACCGCCGCGGAGAAGCAGTTCGAGCTGGTCCTGGACGACGTGCGGCTGCCCGCACAGGCGCTGGTCGGTGACGAGGACGCCGGTCTGCTCCAGCTATTCGCCGGGCTCAACCCCGAGCGGATCATGACGGCCGCGTTCGCGATCGGCATGGGCCGCTACGCCCTCGCCAGGGCCGTCGCCTACGCCCGCGAACGCACCGTGTGGAAGTCGCCCATCGGTGCCCACCAGGCCGTCGCACACCCTCTGGCGCAGGCGCACATCAGCCTGGAGCTGGCCCGGCTGATGATGCAGAAGGCGGCCCGTCTGTACGACGCGGGCGACGACGCCGGCGCGGGCGAGGCCGCCAACATGGCCAAGTACGCGGCCGGTGAGGCCTGTGTGCAGGCCGTCGACCAGGCCGTGCACACCCTCGGCGGCAACGGGCTCACCCGGGAGTTCGGGCTCGCCTCGCTGGTGACGGCCGCGCGCGTGGCCCGTATCGCCCCGGTCAGCCGGGAGATGATCCTCAACTACGTCTCCCACCAGACCCTGGGCCTGCCCAAGTCGTACTAG
- a CDS encoding enoyl-CoA hydratase family protein produces MSAPIGRTRARGVDTLSLDATGSRNALSASLVSALAEALADCGRDPDVRAVVLTHTGTTFCAGADLRDPPDPHALVALLRQIVELPRPVVARVTGHVRAGGLGLLAACDIAVSSTAATFAFTEVRIGLAPAVISLPVLPRADPRALARHYLTGARFDPAEAVRTGLLTACADDVDDALAPVLEGLRRSSPEALAETKRLLTARVLETFDRDAAELTALSARLFSSAHAREGMTAFLEGRDAAWVV; encoded by the coding sequence ATGAGCGCACCGATCGGACGCACGCGCGCGCGTGGCGTCGACACCCTCAGCCTGGACGCCACCGGCAGCCGCAACGCCCTCTCGGCGTCCCTGGTGTCCGCACTCGCCGAGGCCCTGGCCGACTGCGGCCGGGACCCGGACGTACGGGCCGTGGTCCTCACCCACACCGGTACGACGTTCTGCGCCGGCGCCGACCTGCGCGACCCGCCGGACCCCCACGCCCTGGTCGCCCTGCTGCGGCAGATCGTCGAACTGCCCCGACCGGTCGTCGCCCGCGTCACGGGACACGTCCGCGCCGGCGGCCTCGGCCTGCTCGCCGCCTGCGACATCGCCGTCTCCTCCACCGCGGCCACCTTCGCCTTCACCGAGGTACGCATCGGCCTCGCCCCCGCGGTGATCTCCCTGCCGGTGCTCCCGCGCGCCGACCCCCGAGCCCTCGCCCGCCACTACCTCACCGGCGCGCGCTTCGACCCCGCGGAGGCCGTCCGCACGGGCCTGCTCACGGCGTGCGCCGACGATGTGGACGACGCCCTCGCCCCCGTCCTGGAAGGCCTGCGCCGCTCCTCCCCCGAGGCCCTGGCCGAGACCAAACGGCTGCTCACGGCTAGGGTGCTGGAGACGTTCGACCGGGACGCGGCGGAGCTGACCGCGCTCTCGGCCCGGCTGTTCTCCTCCGCCCACGCCCGGGAGGGGATGACGGCCTTCCTGGAGGGACGGGACGCGGCATGGGTGGTGTGA
- a CDS encoding TetR/AcrR family transcriptional regulator: MGGVSTTERERVPKQDRSRATRQRLLEAAVACLAEHGWAGSTVAAVAERAGVSRGAAQHHFPTREDLFTAAVEYVAEERSTALRALFPDGPAERHAVVAALVDLYTGPLFRAALHLWVAASDEEQLRGRVTELEARVGRETHRIAVDLLGADETRPGARESVQGLLDMARGLGLANLLTDDTARRQRVVAQWAALLDQSLGRDPGGNAGGNPG, encoded by the coding sequence ATGGGTGGTGTGAGTACGACGGAACGCGAGCGGGTGCCCAAGCAGGACCGCAGCCGGGCCACCCGGCAGCGGCTGCTGGAAGCCGCCGTGGCCTGCCTCGCCGAGCACGGCTGGGCGGGCTCCACGGTCGCCGCCGTGGCCGAACGGGCCGGCGTCTCCCGGGGCGCCGCCCAGCACCACTTCCCCACCCGCGAGGACCTCTTCACCGCCGCCGTCGAGTACGTCGCCGAAGAACGCTCCACCGCCCTCAGAGCCCTCTTCCCGGACGGCCCCGCCGAGCGCCACGCCGTCGTCGCCGCCCTCGTCGACCTCTACACCGGCCCCCTCTTCCGCGCCGCCCTCCACCTGTGGGTCGCCGCCTCGGACGAGGAGCAGCTCCGTGGCCGGGTGACCGAGCTGGAGGCCCGCGTCGGCCGCGAGACCCACCGCATCGCCGTCGACCTCCTCGGCGCCGACGAGACCCGCCCCGGCGCCCGCGAGAGCGTCCAGGGCCTCCTCGACATGGCCCGCGGCCTCGGCCTCGCCAACCTCCTCACCGACGACACCGCCCGCCGGCAGCGGGTCGTGGCCCAGTGGGCCGCCCTGCTGGATCAGAGCCTGGGCCGTGACCCGGGCGGGAACGCGGGCGGAAACCCGGGCTGA
- a CDS encoding isopenicillin N synthase family dioxygenase, with amino-acid sequence MTIHPATTHTPATPSYHQLPIIDLSAADRGPQARALLHAQLHSAAHDVGFFQLTGHGVTQAETDALLTAMRAFFALPEADRLALDNVNSPHFRGYTRTGDERTGGSRDWRDQLDIGAERPARVPGPGEPPYWWLQGPNQWPAALPALRTAALAWIDRLSAVAQRLLRELLTAIGAPAGFYDPVFGAHAHPHLKLVRYPGSADDGTGQGVGAHKDYGFLTLLLQDTVGGLQVQREDGRFHDVPPIEGAFVVNLGELLEVATDGYLLATNHRVVSPPGATERFSVPFFYNPRLDARIEPLPFPHASKAPGITADPANPLHAEYGYNELKGKLRAHPLVAERHHAGLLTPA; translated from the coding sequence ATGACGATCCACCCCGCGACGACGCACACCCCGGCGACCCCGTCGTACCACCAGCTCCCGATCATCGACCTGTCGGCGGCCGACCGCGGCCCCCAGGCCCGCGCCCTGCTCCACGCCCAGCTCCACAGCGCCGCCCACGACGTCGGCTTCTTCCAGCTGACCGGGCACGGCGTGACCCAGGCCGAGACCGACGCCCTGCTCACCGCCATGCGCGCCTTCTTCGCCCTCCCCGAGGCCGACCGGCTCGCCCTGGACAACGTCAACTCCCCGCACTTCCGCGGCTACACCCGCACCGGCGACGAGCGCACCGGCGGCTCCCGCGACTGGCGCGACCAGCTCGACATCGGCGCCGAACGCCCCGCCCGCGTCCCCGGCCCCGGCGAACCCCCCTACTGGTGGCTCCAGGGCCCCAACCAGTGGCCGGCCGCCCTGCCCGCACTGCGCACGGCCGCCCTGGCCTGGATCGACCGGCTGAGCGCGGTCGCCCAGCGCCTGCTGCGCGAACTGCTGACCGCCATCGGCGCCCCCGCCGGCTTCTACGACCCCGTGTTCGGCGCCCACGCCCACCCGCACCTCAAGCTCGTCCGCTACCCCGGCAGCGCGGACGACGGCACCGGCCAGGGCGTCGGCGCCCACAAGGACTACGGCTTCCTCACCCTGCTCCTCCAGGACACCGTCGGCGGCCTCCAGGTCCAGCGCGAGGACGGCCGCTTCCACGACGTACCGCCCATCGAGGGCGCCTTCGTCGTCAACCTCGGCGAACTCCTGGAGGTGGCGACCGACGGCTACCTCCTGGCCACGAACCACCGGGTCGTCAGCCCGCCCGGCGCCACCGAGCGGTTCTCCGTCCCGTTCTTCTACAACCCGCGCCTGGACGCGCGCATCGAGCCGCTGCCCTTCCCGCACGCGTCGAAGGCCCCCGGCATCACCGCCGACCCGGCCAACCCGTTGCACGCGGAGTACGGCTACAACGAACTGAAGGGGAAGCTCAGGGCCCACCCGCTGGTCGCCGAACGCCACCACGCGGGCCTGCTGACACCGGCGTGA